A window of the Thalassospira indica genome harbors these coding sequences:
- a CDS encoding DUF1285 domain-containing protein has protein sequence MNENQKTIDLAEKLWTRLRGQKPDTGRHPQICGDIPMSIGRDGTWFYQGGPIGRIELVKLFSSVLQRDEEGGHWLVTPAEMARIEVEDVAFIAVEMQNEGEGKDQNIRFRTNIDQWVELDDDHPLRVEHDPETDEPSPYVGLERGLEARLNRAVFYQLVELAEEISDPDHNMIRIGVYSHGKFFEIGRMEATE, from the coding sequence ATGAATGAAAACCAAAAAACCATCGATCTCGCCGAGAAGTTGTGGACGCGCTTGCGCGGGCAGAAGCCCGACACCGGGCGGCACCCACAAATCTGTGGCGATATCCCTATGTCTATAGGTCGGGATGGAACCTGGTTCTATCAAGGTGGTCCGATTGGCCGAATTGAGCTGGTTAAGCTTTTTTCTTCCGTGTTGCAGCGTGATGAGGAAGGCGGGCACTGGTTGGTGACCCCGGCCGAGATGGCCCGGATCGAGGTCGAGGACGTCGCCTTTATCGCAGTTGAAATGCAAAACGAAGGCGAAGGCAAAGATCAGAACATCCGTTTTCGGACCAATATCGACCAGTGGGTGGAACTTGATGATGATCATCCCCTGCGCGTCGAACACGACCCCGAAACCGATGAACCATCGCCTTATGTCGGGTTGGAGCGCGGCCTTGAAGCGCGCCTGAACCGGGCGGTGTTCTATCAATTGGTCGAATTGGCCGAAGAAATTAGTGACCCTGACCACAACATGATACGTATCGGTGTTTACAGTCATGGGAAGTTTTTTGAGATCGGTCGGATGGAGGCCACGGAATGA
- a CDS encoding AAA family ATPase, which translates to MTNAPQFPEEMGFSQESSLERDAARLDECVARLAEARKMISSIIFGQNDAVEQTLIGILSGGHVLMVGAPGLGKSLLAHTLGKVLGLLDKRVQFTPDLMPADILGSEVLEEGADGKRAFRFIKGPVFCQLLLADEINRASPRTQSALLQAMQEREVSVAGYSHKLPEPFHVLATQNPLEQEGTYPLPEAQLDRFLLEVRLGYPDADEERKIVTETTGRYPARPRQVLQTDDLVEAQDFVRRLPMPDRVLDTIIALCRECRPESTSLADIRENVAWGPGTRAAQALSLACRARAMLFGRFAPSIEDIEELAVPVLRHRFGLTYGARAEGFTAKGLITDALAHLQEKN; encoded by the coding sequence ATGACAAACGCGCCACAATTCCCCGAAGAAATGGGTTTCTCCCAGGAAAGCAGTCTTGAACGCGATGCAGCCCGTCTAGACGAGTGTGTCGCACGGTTGGCCGAAGCCCGCAAAATGATTTCCAGTATTATATTTGGGCAGAATGATGCCGTAGAGCAAACACTTATCGGCATTTTATCCGGTGGACATGTGCTGATGGTCGGTGCGCCGGGCCTTGGCAAGTCGCTTCTGGCGCACACGCTGGGCAAGGTTCTTGGCCTGCTTGACAAGCGTGTTCAGTTCACACCCGATCTTATGCCTGCCGATATTCTGGGTTCCGAAGTTCTTGAAGAAGGGGCGGACGGCAAACGCGCGTTTCGCTTTATCAAGGGACCGGTATTCTGCCAGTTGCTTTTGGCTGATGAAATCAACCGTGCCAGCCCGCGCACCCAGTCCGCCCTGTTGCAGGCGATGCAGGAACGCGAGGTTTCGGTTGCCGGTTACAGCCACAAACTGCCCGAACCGTTCCATGTTCTGGCGACCCAGAACCCGTTGGAGCAGGAAGGCACCTATCCCCTACCCGAAGCACAGCTTGACCGTTTCCTGCTTGAAGTCCGGCTCGGATATCCCGATGCCGATGAAGAACGCAAGATCGTAACCGAGACCACCGGCCGGTATCCGGCCCGCCCACGACAGGTTCTTCAAACCGATGATCTGGTTGAGGCACAGGACTTTGTCCGCCGCCTGCCAATGCCGGACCGCGTTCTTGATACCATCATTGCCCTGTGTCGCGAATGCCGCCCGGAAAGCACATCGCTTGCCGATATTCGTGAAAACGTCGCCTGGGGCCCCGGTACACGTGCGGCACAGGCCTTGTCACTGGCTTGTCGGGCACGCGCGATGCTGTTTGGGCGCTTTGCCCCATCGATCGAGGATATCGAAGAACTTGCTGTTCCTGTTTTGCGTCATCGTTTTGGCCTGACCTACGGCGCACGCGCCGAAGGCTTTACCGCCAAGGGGCTGATTACCGATGCGCTTGCCCACCTGCAGGAGAAAAACTAA
- a CDS encoding DUF58 domain-containing protein, with the protein MVTAPVQDHVAAARALAAKLPQLIDESRRTAVSLRSGLHGNRKVGPGSDFWQFRPYVPGDPTNQIDWRRSARSEHTFIRQTEWQASHNYWIWPVLSPSTYWASSDKLPSKAERTLIISVALADLLIRNGETVGTFDGERTRITSAEHLEKLGHAMLASPQSIAGQATNIHPGRKHSVLILGDFLEFSDQSEQSARTVRRLGQYQNDGALVQILDPAEIAPPFQGRVDLFDTDDQMIFRSEKFEDLTEGYKLRAQKWRALVRDAARQNDWLYDRHVTSESASPTLLALYQHLSERQNQSGSNGRGRPNLHRHNTQEMS; encoded by the coding sequence TTGGTCACCGCCCCCGTGCAGGATCATGTTGCCGCCGCCCGCGCCCTTGCGGCGAAACTGCCACAGCTGATTGATGAGTCACGCCGAACGGCCGTCAGTCTGCGCAGCGGCCTGCATGGCAATCGCAAGGTCGGACCGGGCAGTGATTTCTGGCAATTCCGCCCCTATGTCCCCGGAGATCCAACCAACCAGATTGACTGGCGGCGGTCTGCGCGCAGCGAACATACCTTCATCCGCCAGACAGAATGGCAGGCCAGCCATAATTACTGGATCTGGCCGGTACTTTCGCCGTCGACCTATTGGGCATCAAGTGACAAGCTGCCGTCAAAGGCCGAACGCACCCTGATCATTTCCGTCGCGTTGGCCGACCTTTTGATCCGCAACGGCGAAACCGTTGGCACCTTTGATGGCGAACGTACGCGCATCACATCGGCAGAGCATCTTGAAAAACTGGGTCACGCGATGCTGGCAAGTCCGCAAAGCATCGCAGGCCAGGCGACAAACATTCACCCCGGCCGCAAACATTCGGTGCTGATCCTTGGCGACTTCCTTGAATTTTCGGATCAAAGCGAGCAATCGGCACGCACGGTACGGCGTTTGGGCCAGTATCAAAATGACGGTGCGCTGGTGCAAATTCTTGATCCTGCGGAAATCGCCCCACCGTTTCAGGGGCGGGTTGATCTGTTTGATACCGATGATCAGATGATCTTTCGCAGCGAAAAGTTCGAAGACCTCACGGAGGGCTATAAACTTCGTGCACAGAAATGGCGGGCACTGGTCCGCGATGCCGCGCGCCAGAATGACTGGCTTTATGACCGCCATGTCACATCCGAAAGTGCCAGCCCGACATTGCTGGCCCTGTATCAGCATCTGAGCGAACGGCAAAATCAAAGCGGATCGAACGGGCGCGGTCGTCCTAACCTGCATCGCCATAACACGCAGGAGATGTCATGA
- a CDS encoding DUF4159 domain-containing protein: MSLSAITFLYPAMLAGLLALPIVWLLIRSAPRSPKTVIFPAARILRGLKSKRRDIQRSPIWQTILRCLILTLLIIAAARPVMNRNDFAANDGAILIIADNGWDSAANWRQYRTALQQIANQARFELQTVYIAQTAPEAAGATTWKLPDIVGPVSPNDTKNLFDRLQPRPWPSDYAALSDLISERPEMNRAVGSILWLTSEMDSPGKAKIASELLDIAPITTISPTITDRIAIRSLSRSGTRMLATLAHNRDDQPREINLLARGERGNVILRHTVEITPDSDLSDVAILLPRDISNAIQSVGIEGMESAASVFQTGARWQQRRVGVVVSSGDGPGVLSDQYFFLDRALSPYADVTYAPLGTLLEDKVDVLVSAGPISGLGSQFDALERWVNEGGMLVRFAGDSSSQIGNEFLPVTLRLGNRDFGGSMSWEKPKRLLDFPDNSPFQGVEVPDDITVTRQLLAEPDPDIVNKTWARLTDGTPLITSTPRNAGRIVLFHVTPWADWSNLPMSGLFVELWQRLLPLASPSNRSDAELQSSLPAQTILDGFGRPHQPDALILPVQTPLPAPNPRHPPGIYGENGQAVALNLGPSLSDIGRDVVWPSGISAREITDQSQVDLAALCLLAAFILILFDAAILLVLNNVSLRRSRRSNALTSLLLAAVLTGAASASMMMPAASIAATLPEAALQPRLAYLETGNAPVDRLSRAGMTGLTEILRRRSAADLNTVDGVNPETDELSFYPLIYWPLVDGQEPFSERAQERLNRYLNNGGMILIDSRDREVQPARLRRLLAGLEVPLLDRAPSDHILFRSFYLLDHAFGRFSEPLWLDARPSQRLDGVASVLFGGNDWASAWIIPEGRDELRSEDISPRQREMAYRFGVNLVMYALTGSYKGDQVHIPAILERLGR, translated from the coding sequence ATGAGCCTGTCGGCCATCACATTCCTGTATCCTGCGATGCTGGCCGGGTTGCTGGCATTGCCGATTGTCTGGCTTTTGATCAGATCGGCACCACGGTCACCCAAGACCGTTATCTTCCCGGCTGCGCGCATTTTGCGCGGCCTTAAAAGCAAACGCCGCGATATTCAGCGTTCGCCGATCTGGCAAACCATTCTGCGCTGTTTGATCCTGACGCTTCTGATCATTGCCGCTGCCCGCCCGGTGATGAACCGCAATGATTTTGCCGCCAACGATGGCGCGATTTTGATTATTGCCGATAATGGCTGGGACAGTGCAGCAAACTGGCGGCAATACCGCACGGCATTGCAACAGATCGCCAATCAGGCCCGGTTCGAGTTGCAAACGGTCTATATTGCCCAAACCGCGCCCGAGGCCGCAGGTGCGACCACATGGAAACTTCCAGACATTGTCGGGCCGGTATCGCCCAACGATACCAAAAACCTGTTTGATCGCTTGCAGCCACGTCCTTGGCCATCGGATTATGCCGCCCTTTCGGATTTGATTTCCGAACGCCCGGAAATGAACCGGGCTGTCGGCAGCATCTTGTGGCTAACCAGCGAGATGGACAGCCCCGGCAAGGCCAAAATCGCATCCGAACTGCTTGATATCGCGCCAATCACAACGATTTCACCAACCATCACCGACCGTATCGCGATCCGGTCGCTTAGCCGGTCAGGTACCCGCATGTTGGCAACATTGGCCCATAATCGCGATGACCAACCGCGCGAGATTAATCTTCTGGCCCGCGGCGAACGCGGCAATGTGATCCTGCGTCACACGGTGGAAATCACGCCGGACAGCGATCTAAGCGATGTCGCCATTCTGTTGCCGCGCGACATTTCCAATGCCATTCAATCCGTTGGCATTGAGGGGATGGAAAGTGCCGCATCGGTATTTCAGACCGGTGCGCGCTGGCAACAACGCCGGGTTGGCGTCGTGGTCAGTTCCGGCGATGGTCCAGGGGTTTTGTCTGATCAGTATTTCTTCCTTGATCGGGCGCTTTCGCCCTATGCCGATGTGACCTATGCGCCGCTTGGAACGTTGCTTGAAGACAAGGTCGATGTTCTGGTCTCCGCTGGTCCGATTTCAGGTCTGGGCAGCCAGTTTGACGCGCTGGAACGCTGGGTCAATGAAGGCGGCATGCTGGTGCGGTTTGCGGGCGACAGTTCATCGCAGATCGGCAACGAATTCCTGCCCGTCACACTCAGACTGGGCAACCGGGACTTTGGTGGGTCAATGTCTTGGGAAAAGCCCAAAAGGTTGCTCGACTTTCCGGATAACAGCCCGTTCCAAGGGGTCGAAGTGCCTGACGACATCACGGTCACCCGACAATTGCTGGCCGAACCCGACCCCGACATTGTCAACAAGACTTGGGCACGTCTGACCGATGGGACGCCCCTGATCACCAGCACACCGCGTAATGCCGGGCGTATTGTGCTTTTCCATGTGACGCCTTGGGCAGATTGGTCGAACCTTCCGATGTCGGGCCTGTTTGTCGAGCTGTGGCAGCGGCTTCTTCCCCTTGCCAGTCCGAGCAATCGCAGCGATGCCGAACTGCAAAGCAGCCTGCCTGCCCAGACCATTCTGGACGGCTTTGGCCGACCGCATCAGCCAGATGCCTTGATCCTGCCGGTTCAAACCCCGCTTCCGGCACCCAACCCGCGCCATCCGCCGGGCATTTACGGTGAAAACGGACAGGCGGTCGCGCTTAACCTTGGCCCGTCACTTTCCGATATCGGACGCGATGTGGTCTGGCCATCGGGCATCAGCGCACGCGAAATCACCGATCAAAGCCAGGTTGACCTTGCCGCCCTTTGCCTTCTGGCTGCCTTTATCCTGATCTTGTTTGATGCCGCGATTTTGCTGGTGCTGAACAACGTGTCCCTGCGGCGCAGTCGACGCAGCAATGCCCTGACATCGCTTTTGCTGGCCGCCGTCCTGACGGGTGCGGCCTCCGCCAGCATGATGATGCCCGCAGCATCCATCGCGGCAACACTGCCCGAAGCAGCCCTGCAACCACGTCTGGCGTATCTTGAGACCGGCAATGCCCCGGTAGATCGCCTGAGCCGTGCCGGGATGACCGGCCTGACCGAAATCCTGCGTCGGCGTAGTGCGGCGGATCTGAATACCGTCGATGGCGTTAATCCGGAAACCGACGAGCTTAGTTTCTATCCGCTGATCTATTGGCCGCTGGTTGACGGGCAGGAGCCGTTTTCCGAACGCGCACAGGAACGACTGAACCGTTATCTGAATAATGGTGGCATGATCCTGATCGACAGCCGGGACCGCGAAGTCCAACCGGCGCGCTTGCGGCGTCTTTTGGCCGGGTTGGAAGTCCCGCTTTTGGATCGTGCGCCAAGTGATCACATCCTGTTTCGCAGTTTCTATCTGCTTGATCATGCCTTTGGCCGGTTTTCCGAACCGCTATGGCTTGATGCCCGCCCCAGTCAACGCCTGGATGGGGTCGCATCGGTTCTGTTTGGGGGCAATGACTGGGCATCGGCCTGGATCATTCCCGAAGGCCGCGATGAACTGCGCAGCGAAGACATATCCCCCCGGCAGCGCGAAATGGCCTATCGGTTTGGTGTTAATCTGGTGATGTATGCCCTGACGGGGAGTTACAAGGGCGATCAGGTGCATATTCCGGCCATTCTGGAAAGGTTGGGCCGATGA
- a CDS encoding LysR family transcriptional regulator — MLIGNLDGMTVFARVVEERSFSGAARKLGMSKSAVSKHVTKLEDNLGIRLLNRTTRRLSLTDAGSTFYQHCARVVEEIETAEHALTDLRGTPRGTLRISAPLTFGQMYLPQLVTEFMDKYPGLHVDIHLADHMVDLVAEGIDMAIRITRLKDSSLIARKLADFTGHVVASPGYLEQYGEPKTPQELAEHRTISYTNVPSPNIWDFDGPDGQVSVRVNPVMSCNNGEFTSVAAIRGLGIAREPEFIVAEALSEGRLVRILHDYDPLSSGGIYAVYPERRHLPSKVRVFIDFLVEKFKGGLCNFHQEACAEYHEGRGRQRPRP; from the coding sequence ATGCTGATCGGAAATCTTGACGGCATGACCGTCTTTGCCCGTGTCGTCGAGGAACGCAGTTTTTCCGGCGCGGCGCGCAAGCTTGGCATGTCCAAATCCGCGGTCAGCAAACATGTAACCAAGCTTGAAGACAATCTTGGCATCCGGCTTCTGAACCGCACCACGCGGCGTCTTAGCCTGACAGATGCCGGGTCGACCTTCTATCAGCACTGCGCGCGTGTGGTTGAAGAAATTGAAACAGCCGAACATGCCCTGACGGATTTGCGTGGAACGCCGCGCGGCACATTGCGTATTTCAGCCCCCCTGACCTTTGGGCAGATGTATCTGCCGCAACTGGTGACAGAGTTCATGGATAAGTATCCCGGGCTGCATGTCGATATCCATCTGGCGGACCATATGGTCGATCTGGTGGCCGAGGGGATTGATATGGCGATCCGCATCACCCGGCTTAAGGATTCAAGCCTGATTGCCCGCAAACTGGCCGACTTCACCGGACATGTCGTGGCATCACCGGGGTATCTGGAACAGTATGGCGAACCCAAAACGCCACAGGAACTGGCCGAGCATCGAACGATTTCCTACACCAACGTGCCAAGCCCCAATATCTGGGACTTTGACGGACCTGATGGGCAGGTCTCAGTCCGGGTTAATCCGGTGATGTCATGCAACAATGGTGAATTCACCTCCGTCGCGGCCATTCGCGGCCTTGGCATTGCCCGTGAACCGGAATTCATCGTTGCAGAGGCGCTGAGCGAAGGGCGTCTTGTCCGCATCCTTCATGATTACGATCCGCTCAGCAGTGGTGGTATTTATGCGGTCTATCCTGAACGCCGCCACCTGCCCAGCAAGGTGCGTGTCTTCATCGATTTTCTGGTCGAAAAATTCAAAGGCGGATTGTGCAACTTCCATCAGGAAGCCTGTGCGGAATACCATGAAGGGCGCGGTCGTCAAAGACCACGGCCCTAA
- a CDS encoding glutathione S-transferase family protein, producing the protein MGLLVDGVWHDKWYDTKSNGGKFKRQDSAFRNWVSADQNAEFPAEKGRYHLYVSYACPWAHRTLIFRALKGLEDMISVSVVHWHMGENGWKFDRDAGLPDHLEDRDFMHQVYTDAMSDYTGRVTVPVLWDKKTNKLVSNESAEIIRMLNSAFDDLGATEVDFYPEDLRTEIDEVNERVYHDVNNGVYKSGFATTQSAYEEAVTTLFDALDWLEECLSKQRYLVGNQLTEADWRLFTTLLRFDPVYHGHFKCNLRKLNEYPNLWAYTRDLYQHPGIKETVFMNHIKGHYYESHPTINPSGVVPLGPVLDLDEPHGR; encoded by the coding sequence ATGGGATTACTTGTCGACGGAGTCTGGCACGACAAATGGTATGACACCAAAAGCAACGGCGGAAAATTCAAACGCCAGGATTCAGCTTTTCGCAACTGGGTGTCTGCCGATCAGAATGCCGAGTTCCCGGCCGAAAAGGGCCGCTACCACCTGTATGTATCCTACGCCTGTCCCTGGGCACATCGCACGCTGATCTTCCGTGCCCTTAAAGGACTGGAAGACATGATCAGTGTATCGGTCGTGCACTGGCACATGGGCGAGAACGGCTGGAAGTTTGATCGCGATGCGGGCCTTCCCGACCATCTCGAAGACCGTGACTTCATGCATCAGGTCTATACCGATGCGATGTCTGATTACACTGGTCGCGTCACCGTGCCGGTGCTTTGGGACAAGAAGACCAACAAGCTGGTCAGCAATGAGTCGGCTGAAATCATCCGCATGCTGAACAGCGCGTTTGACGATCTTGGCGCAACAGAGGTTGATTTCTATCCCGAAGATTTGCGGACCGAAATCGATGAAGTGAACGAGCGGGTTTATCACGATGTGAATAACGGCGTTTACAAGTCCGGCTTTGCCACCACGCAATCCGCCTATGAAGAAGCCGTCACCACGCTTTTTGATGCGCTGGACTGGCTTGAAGAATGCCTTTCAAAGCAACGCTACCTTGTTGGCAACCAGCTTACCGAAGCTGACTGGCGCCTGTTCACGACCTTGTTGCGCTTTGATCCGGTCTATCACGGCCATTTCAAATGCAACCTGCGCAAGCTGAACGAATATCCCAATCTTTGGGCTTATACCCGCGATCTGTATCAGCACCCGGGGATCAAAGAGACGGTCTTTATGAACCATATCAAGGGCCACTATTACGAAAGCCACCCGACGATCAATCCGTCCGGCGTGGTGCCATTGGGCCCGGTCCTGGACCTTGATGAACCGCATGGCCGCTAA
- a CDS encoding F0F1 ATP synthase subunit B gives MATQEVTFLTDPYTWTTLSFVLVVGFGGFKAVKGISAALDKRAQKISDELDEAQRLREEAQELLANYQAKQREALKEADEIRAHAKVEADRMLENAQAELKAALKRREQQALDRISNLESQAIAEVRAHVAEIAAKATMALVSDKVSGAKADELVDSAIAELKGRLN, from the coding sequence ATGGCAACCCAAGAGGTTACTTTCCTTACCGATCCATACACCTGGACCACGCTTTCTTTCGTGCTGGTCGTCGGTTTTGGCGGTTTCAAAGCCGTCAAAGGAATCTCTGCTGCACTTGATAAACGTGCACAGAAGATTTCTGACGAACTGGACGAAGCACAGCGTCTTCGCGAAGAAGCCCAGGAGCTTCTGGCCAATTATCAGGCCAAACAGCGTGAAGCGCTTAAGGAAGCTGACGAAATCCGTGCGCATGCCAAGGTGGAAGCCGACCGTATGCTCGAGAACGCCCAGGCGGAACTGAAAGCGGCGCTCAAACGTCGTGAACAGCAAGCTCTGGACCGTATCTCCAACCTCGAAAGCCAGGCTATTGCCGAAGTTCGTGCACATGTTGCCGAAATCGCAGCCAAGGCCACCATGGCCCTTGTCAGTGACAAGGTTTCTGGTGCAAAGGCAGACGAGTTGGTTGATAGCGCGATCGCGGAACTCAAAGGTCGTCTGAACTGA
- a CDS encoding ATP synthase subunit B' — protein MPQFDIATFSEQIFWLFVIFAILYFLMSRIALPKVGEVLERRQKTIEDNLGKARALKDETDAAIAKYEAALAEAREAAQADIREASEKAAAEQAKKTEAMVKKLSKKTSDAEKAIADAKADAMTGVAEAASEIAREATDKLIGVKVQAKTADKAVSAIVGE, from the coding sequence ATGCCGCAGTTTGATATTGCGACGTTCTCGGAACAGATCTTCTGGCTGTTCGTTATTTTCGCCATCTTGTATTTCCTGATGTCGAGAATTGCGCTGCCTAAGGTTGGTGAAGTTCTTGAACGCCGTCAAAAAACCATCGAAGACAACCTTGGCAAGGCTCGGGCGTTGAAGGACGAAACCGATGCCGCCATCGCGAAATACGAGGCTGCTCTGGCAGAAGCTCGTGAAGCCGCTCAGGCCGACATTCGCGAAGCATCGGAAAAGGCTGCTGCAGAGCAAGCCAAGAAAACCGAAGCTATGGTCAAGAAGCTGTCTAAAAAGACATCTGATGCCGAGAAGGCAATTGCGGACGCCAAAGCGGATGCAATGACGGGTGTTGCAGAAGCAGCATCGGAAATTGCCCGTGAAGCAACCGACAAACTTATCGGTGTCAAGGTTCAGGCCAAAACTGCCGACAAGGCTGTTTCGGCAATCGTAGGAGAGTAA
- a CDS encoding ATP synthase subunit C family protein translates to MELDAAKMIGAGLAAIGMIGAGIGVGNIWSSLIATVGRNPAAKGDVELYGWIGFAVTEAIALFALVVALIVLFG, encoded by the coding sequence ATGGAACTCGATGCTGCTAAGATGATCGGTGCTGGCCTGGCTGCTATTGGCATGATTGGTGCCGGTATCGGTGTTGGTAACATCTGGTCGAGCCTGATTGCGACTGTTGGCCGTAACCCGGCTGCAAAAGGCGACGTTGAACTGTATGGCTGGATCGGCTTTGCTGTTACCGAAGCTATTGCACTGTTCGCACTCGTCGTTGCGCTGATCGTTCTGTTCGGCTAA
- a CDS encoding F0F1 ATP synthase subunit A produces MAGPLEQFEIKPLAELSVAGIDISFTNSALWMVIAAVLVTGFMTLSMRRGALVPGRWQGSAEVMYEFVANMLKDNVGSAGRKYFPFVFTLFMFVLFGNLLGMIPHSFTFTSHIAVTFAMALVIFLGVTVIGFMRHGTHYLRMFFPEGAPIATAIILIPIEIISYFSRPFSLAIRLFANMTVGHIMLKVIGGFVGLIGILGVLPFALLTGITVLEFGIAALQAYVYTILTCIYLHDAIHMH; encoded by the coding sequence GTGGCTGGACCGCTAGAGCAGTTTGAAATCAAGCCCTTGGCCGAACTTTCGGTTGCCGGCATTGATATTTCCTTCACCAACTCCGCACTTTGGATGGTGATCGCAGCCGTTCTCGTAACGGGATTCATGACGCTTTCGATGCGTCGCGGCGCACTTGTTCCGGGCCGTTGGCAGGGATCTGCCGAGGTGATGTATGAATTCGTCGCCAATATGCTCAAGGACAACGTAGGAAGCGCTGGTCGCAAATATTTCCCGTTTGTCTTTACGCTATTTATGTTTGTTCTGTTCGGGAACCTGCTTGGCATGATCCCGCACAGCTTTACCTTTACGAGCCACATCGCTGTTACTTTTGCTATGGCTCTGGTGATCTTCCTCGGTGTGACGGTCATCGGCTTCATGCGTCATGGCACGCATTACCTTCGGATGTTCTTCCCTGAAGGTGCGCCGATTGCGACCGCGATCATTCTGATCCCGATCGAAATCATTTCCTATTTCTCTCGTCCGTTCAGCTTGGCGATCCGACTGTTTGCGAACATGACCGTCGGCCACATCATGCTGAAAGTTATCGGTGGGTTCGTCGGCCTGATTGGCATTCTTGGCGTGCTTCCGTTTGCTTTGCTGACGGGGATTACTGTTCTGGAGTTCGGCATTGCTGCGCTTCAGGCTTATGTCTACACAATTCTCACCTGCATCTATCTCCATGATGCAATCCACATGCACTAA
- a CDS encoding AtpZ/AtpI family protein: MSDDKDRASLAELESKLAAVAGKREELHSPNRATGKPSQGMALGMRISAEMIAAVLVGLLIGWALDRVLDTTPWLLVLFVFLGAGAGGLNAYRVAKGFDSAVGLGRAMGERKQGNGDQSEP, from the coding sequence ATGAGCGATGATAAAGATCGCGCTTCATTAGCAGAGCTTGAAAGCAAACTGGCAGCCGTAGCAGGCAAGCGAGAAGAACTGCACAGCCCGAACCGGGCGACCGGCAAACCATCCCAAGGGATGGCGCTTGGCATGAGGATTTCGGCGGAAATGATCGCTGCGGTTCTTGTTGGCTTGCTGATCGGCTGGGCGCTGGATCGGGTGCTTGATACGACACCTTGGCTGCTTGTTCTGTTTGTTTTTCTCGGGGCAGGTGCCGGAGGTTTGAACGCTTATCGCGTTGCCAAGGGTTTTGACAGTGCTGTCGGACTTGGTCGTGCGATGGGGGAGCGCAAGCAGGGGAACGGGGACCAATCCGAACCCTGA